A DNA window from Pogona vitticeps strain Pit_001003342236 chromosome 2, PviZW2.1, whole genome shotgun sequence contains the following coding sequences:
- the PPAN gene encoding suppressor of SWI4 1 homolog has protein sequence MGRPSKTKNQKKERAVAQHRSQEEYSSVPHCFVFHRGRVGKNVQQLILDVRRVMEPYTATTLKARKKNSLKDFVTVAGPLGVTHFVVFTKTPATINLKLFRLPGGPTLTFRVTQYSLIKDVVSSLKRHRMHEQQFTQHPLLVLNNFGTQGMHIKVMATMFQNMFPSINVHRVNLNSIKRCVLINYNPDTQHLEFRHYSLKVVPVGMSKGLKKLLQEKFPNMSRLEDISELLVRDINLSESEAEQDGSHNIMELPQAYAGRGNMKAQQSAVRLTEIGPRMTLQLVKVEEGLGQGNVLYHSFIHKTEEEIRQVLARKEAKLQLKAERRRKQEANVGRKQELKEAHRKKSLEGMKRKQQQIEGGDSDAEDPGMQEDANADEPSDDDVEYYRQEVGEEPDEDLFPQSGKRKRPSQSARPSKRPRRAHSAGDRSPALLRTNKKMKHRKTPQTGRRDSPQHQRDTRHLTRQPTRPQNTRQKRPQASGQRRAKRQPGSRLFGSRWQGKSGLGRKQAQKGKGALRKVGRSGKKRQT, from the exons ATGGGGAGGCCTAGCAAA ACGAAGAACCAGAAGAAAGAGCGGGCTGTTGCCCAGCATCGGTCTCAGGAGGAATATAGCTCTGTGCCCCACTGCTTTGTCTTTCACCGCGGTCGTGTTGGCAAGAATGTACAGCAACTCATCCTGGATGTTCGGCGGGTGATGGAGCCTTACACTGCTACCACCCTCAAG GCACGGAAGAAGAACTCTCTGAAAGACTTTGTGACAGTGGCTGGACCTCTTGGTGTGACCCATTTTGTTGTGTTCACGAAAACCCCCGCCACCATCAACCTT aaATTATTCCGTCTCCCCGGTGGACCAACCTTGACCTTTCGAGTCACACAG taTTCACTCATCAAAGATGTTGTGTCATCTCTGAAGCGACACCGGATGCATGAGCAGCAGTTCACCCAACACCCACTTCTGGTGCTCAATAACTTTGGCACTCAGGGCATGCACATCAAGGTCATGGCCACGATGTTTCAGAACATGTTCCCTTCCATCAATGTCCACAGG GTAAACCTTAATTCCATCAAGCGCTGCGTACTGATCAATTACAACCCAGACACCCAGCACCTTGAATTCCGTCACTA CAGCCTGAAAGTGGTACCCGTAGGAATGAGCAAAGGGCTGAAGAAGCTCCTGCAGGAGAAGTTCCCCAACATGAGCCGTTTGGAGGACATCAGTGAGCTGTTGGTCag AGACATTAACCTCTCTGAGAGTGAAGCAGAGCAGGACGGAAGTCACAACATCATGGAGCTGCCACAAGCCTATGCCGGCCGTGGGAACATGAAAGCTCAGCAGAGTGCAGTCCGCCTCACGGAG ATAGGCCCTCGAATGACGCTGCAGCTTGTCAAGGTGGAGGAAGGGTTAGGCCAGGGCAATGTGCTCTATCACAGCTTCA TTCACAAGACAGAAGAGGAGATCCGACAAGTCCTGGCCAGGAAAGAAGCAAAGCTGCAGCTCAAAGCCGAGCGACGCCGCAAGCAGGAGGCGAACGTGGGGCGCAAGCAAGAACTGAAAGAGGCTCACAG GAAGAAGAGCCTAGAAGGgatgaagagaaagcagcagcagaTAGAAGGAGGCGATAGCGATGCAGAGGATCCTGGGATGCAGGAGGACGCCAATGCTGACGAGCCATCAGACGATGACGTGGAATATTACCggcaggaggtgggagaagagccagacgAAG ATCTATTCCCACAAAGCGGTAAGAGGAAACGGCCGAGCCAGTCTGCCAGGCCCAGCAAGAGGCCCAGACGCGCCCATTCTGCAGGGGATCGGAGCCCAGCCCTTCTGAGAACCAACAAGAAGATGAAACATAGGAAGACTCCACAGACTGGGCGAAGGGACTCTCCTCAGCATCAGAGGGACACTCGTCACCTCACGAGGCAGCCCACAAGGCCACAGAACACCAGGCAGAAGCGGCCACAAGCCTCCGGGCAGCGCAGAGCTAAGCGGCAGCCTGGATCAAGACTGTTTGGCAGTCGATGGCAGGGCAAATCCGGACTGGGGCGGAAGCAGGCgcagaaaggaaaaggagccTTGAGAAAAGTGGGGCGTTCGGGGAAGAAAAGGCAAACGTAG